A window of the Torulaspora globosa chromosome 6, complete sequence genome harbors these coding sequences:
- the SST2 gene encoding GTPase-activating protein SST2 (ancestral locus Anc_7.514), with the protein MLRHSRSYYRIGDRRKKNSIYCCTGGMNYSNLGGRSSRTFTRTPSGMTFTEDIKAIFSVLIICLDLKDESKPSRRWYMPLQKTSYPYSFSFEEGVDRMQDLKLTVDMTTTSVDISFKIQPEVACQLIETFMEAKLLHTPADRTRNAPKPKCILQPTPKGVSILQKYVRDIGLKNLPSILFSDCNSMELFTFERSSVTDSIIYSDPLVYILLNKMMGPSPNVWSPTNSYERIPSLSKLLEYNTDIFSFENVSYRGCEGLSSQKREQSPSWLDQVPEERLHDENRVSPLAHKFFTNPDSDSHVQYYSIDAGLRICKSKVFGNPKVVFDYCFTTKAIWQWIMDCTDIMHPKDAVSAAALFLKAGLIVPISLPPSDNPCRKFCISRTSYYTLTRRAWDIVQWNTAKGIRASISKISNGESDLQDEQTSASSLTICADDSKGMKRPASSILDSDGRACTPGYQVKGIDDILRDPGMKYLFRQHLENEFCSENLEAFIDIKKFLRKMGLLKKLIQSKKATDLKSKKARARCSGSNIRAAIDSALARQANECLELGYHIYSSYIVINSPYQLNIDHGLREAINAVMLHSEPASTSDLGFHLETSKDNEKLSIEYQMNALLPSVESIPDQKSSLTQCVEGHGCASNDSSSGKGEGNKKISNVAGSFTEDKKLSKTFNVLKELYPLLETVNRDLYHLMRKDSLQKFKASSLYQEAVSFMEIT; encoded by the coding sequence ATGCTAAGGCATTCTCGCAGTTACTATAGGATAGGTGAccgaagaaaaaaaaattcGATTTATTGTTGCACTGGTGGAATGAATTATTCCAATCTTGGCGGGCGGTCTTCTCGAACGTTTACTCGAACGCCCAGTGGGATGACTTTCACGGAGGACATCAAGGCGATATTTTCCGTCTTAATTATCTGTCTGGACCTGAAGGATGAGAGTAAACCGTCACGTAGGTGGTACATGCCGCTTCAAAAAACGTCCTATCCTTACTCTTTTTCTTTCGAAGAAGGTGTTGATAGGATGCAGGACCTGAAACTCACGGTGGATATGACGACTACTTCGGTAGATATTTCGTTTAAAATTCAGCCTGAAGTAGCGTGTCAGCTGATAGAGACCTTCATGGAAGCTAAATTACTGCATACGCCTGCTGATCGAACGCGCAATGCACCCAAACCAAAATGCATACTGCAACCTACCCCCAAAGGGGTGAGCATACTTCAGAAGTACGTGAGGGATATCGGATTGAAGAATCTACCATCGATACTGTTTTCGGATTGCAATTCGATGGAGCTTTTCACCTTCGAAAGAAGCTCTGTAACCGATTCCATCATTTACAGCGACCCACTGGTGTATATATTGCTCAATAAGATGATGGGACCTTCTCCCAATGTTTGGTCCCCGACAAATTCATATGAGAGGATTCCGTCACTAtcgaagctgctggagTATAACACTGACATCTTCAGTTTTGAGAATGTTTCATATCGTGGATGCGAGGGGCTGAGTTCGCAGAAACGAGAACAAAGCCCGTCGTGGCTTGATCAAGTACCAGAAGAGAGGTTGCATGATGAGAATCGAGTTTCGCCGCTTGCGCATAAGTTCTTCACAAATCCCGATTCGGATTCGCATGTCCAGTACTACTCCATAGACGCAGGCCTGCGGATTTGCAAATCGAAAGTTTTCGGTAATCCCAAAGTGGTTTTCGATTACTGTTTTACGACCAAAGCGATTTGGCAGTGGATCATGGACTGCACAGATATAATGCATCCTAAGGATGCAGTCTCAGCAGCCGCGCTTTTCCTCAAGGCCGGACTTATTGTTCCAATATCATTACCTCCATCGGATAACCCCTGTCGAAAATTCTGCATCAGCAGGACGTCCTATTATACCCTTACAAGACGAGCATGGGATATAGTTCAATGGAATACTGCGAAGGGTATACGTGCGTCCATTTCCAAAATCTCCAATGGTGAATCAGATTTGCAGGACGAGCAGACCAGcgcctcttctttgactATCTGTGCTGATGACAGCAAAGGTATGAAAAGGCCAGCCAGTTCAATCCTGGACTCTGACGGAAGAGCATGTACACCGGGATACCAAGTTAAAGGCATCGATGACATTCTACGTGATCCTGGCATGAAATATCTATTTAGGCAGCACTTGGAAAACGAGTTTTGCTCAGAGAATCTCGAAGCATTTATTGATATAAAGAAATTCCTAAGGAAAATGGgacttttgaagaagctaatCCAATCAAAAAAAGCTACCGATCTCAAGAGCAAAAAGGCGAGGGCCAGATGCTCAGGAAGCAATATTCGAGCAGCCATAGACTCCGCTTTAGCAAGACAAGCTAACGAATGTCTTGAATTGGGCTATCACATTTATTCTTCCTACATTGTGATCAACTCACCTTACCAACTTAATATCGATCATGGTTTGCGCGAAGCTATTAACGCCGTCATGCTTCATTCAGAGCCCGCCTCTACAAGCGATCTTGGCTTTCATTTAGAGACTAGCAAAGATAACGAGAAGCTATCAATTGAATACCAAATGAATGCATTATTACCGAGTGTTGAATCCATCCCAGATCAAAAATCGTCACTCACTCAATGTGTGGAAGGCCATGGATGCGCTTCTAATGATTCAAGCTCAGGTAAAGGAGAAGGTAACAAGAAAATATCGAACGTGGCGGGATCCTTCACAGAAGACAAGAAGCTTTCCAAGACTTTCAACGTGCTTAAAGAGCTTTACCCTCTGTTGGAGACAGTCAATCGAGATCTGTACCATTTGATGCGGAAGGATTCGCTTCAGAAATTTAAGGCGTCCAGTTTATACCAAGAAGCTGTTTCTTTCATGGAAATCACTTAG
- the GCD11 gene encoding translation initiation factor eIF2 subunit gamma (ancestral locus Anc_7.513), with amino-acid sequence MSDLQDREPSIIINGNLEPEVEAEFEEDHIGEEVDQVEDEKPKKKVTFGGLEEADDEEKRKREFEEGGGLPEQPENPDFSKLNPCSPEIINRQATVNIGTIGHVAHGKSTVVRAISGVQTVRFKDELERNITIKLGYANAKIYKCQDPTCPEPDCYRSFKSDKEINPKCQRPGCAGRYKLIRHVSFVDCPGHDILMSTMLSGAAVMDAALLLIAGNESCPQPQTSEHLAAIEIMKLKNVIILQNKVDLMREESALEHEKSILKFIRGTIADGAPIVPISAQLKYNIDAVNEFIAKTIPVPPRDFMISPRLIVIRSFDVNKPGAEIDDLKGGVAGGSILNGVFKLGDEIEIRPGIVTKDERGKIQCRPIFSNIVSLFAEQNDLKFAVPGGLIGVGTKVDPTLCRADRLVGQVVGAKGHLPNIYTDIEINYFLLRRLLGVKTDGQKQAKVRKLEPNEVLMVNIGSTATGARVVAVKADMARLQLTSPACTEVNEKIALSRRIEKHWRLIGWATIKRGTTLEPVF; translated from the coding sequence ATGAGTGATTTGCAAGATCGTGAACCCagtatcatcatcaatggGAATTTGGAACCCGAAGTAGAGGCTGAATTCGAGGAGGACCACATCGGGGAGGAAGTTGACCAAGTCGAAGACgagaaaccaaagaaaaaggtTACGTTTGGAGGTCTCGAAGAGGcagacgatgaagagaagagaaagagagagtTTGAAGAAGGCGGTGGTTTGCCAGAACAGCCAGAAAACCCGGATTTCTCTAAATTAAACCCATGTTCGCCGGAGATTATCAACAGACAGGCGACTGTAAATATTGGCACGATCGGTCATGTCGCACACGGTAAGTCGACCGTAGTGAGAGCTATCTCAGGTGTTCAAACAGTTCGTTTCAAGGATGAATTAGAACGTAACATTACGATCAAGCTAGGTTACGCTAATGCCAAGATTTACAAATGTCAGGATCCAACGTGTCCTGAGCCTGATTGTTATAgatctttcaaatctgATAAAGAGATTAATCCAAAGTGTCAAAGGCCGGGCTGTGCAGGTCGCTATAAGTTGATCCGTCATGTTTCCTTTGTGGATTGTCCAGGTCACGATATTCTGATGAGTACGATGTTGTCAGGTGCAGCCGTCATGGACGCCGCAttgctgctcatcgctGGTAATGAGTCATGTCCTCAACCTCAAACTTCAGAGCATTTGGCCGCTATCGAAATTATGAAACTGAAAAATGTCATTATACTGCAGAACAAAGTTGATTTGATGCGTGAAGAGAGCGCTTTAGAACATGAAAAGTCcatcttgaaattcattaGAGGTACAATCGCAGACGGTGCACCTATAGTCCCCATCTCTGCTCAACTGAAGTATAACATCGATGCAGTGAACGAGTTTATTGCTAAGACGATCCCCGTGCCACCAAGAGACTTTATGATCTCTCCGCGCTTGATTGTCATTCGTTCTTTCGATGTCAACAAACCTGGTGCTGAAATCGATGATCTAAAAGGTGGTGTCGCCGGTGGGTCCATCTTGAACGGTGTTTTCAAATTAGGtgatgagatcgaaataAGACCTGGTATCGTTACGAAGGATGAAAGGGGTAAAATTCAATGTAGGCCAATCTTCTCTAATATCGTATCTCTATTTGCCGAACAAAATGATCTAAAATTCGCAGTTCCCGGTGGTCTGATTGGTGTTGGTACTAAAGTTGATCCAACACTATGTAGAGCTGACCGTTTGGTTGGTCAAGTCGTTGGTGCTAAGGGCCATTTGCCAAACATTTACACTGACATCGAGATAAACTACTTCTTGCTGCGTCGTTTGCTGGGTGTTAAGACTGACGGACAAAAGCAAGCTAAGGTTAGAAAGCTTGAACCCAATGAAGTTCTAATGGTAAATATCGGTTCAACAGCTACCGGTGCCCGTGTGGTGGCCGTTAAGGCTGATATGGCAAGATTGCAATTGACATCACCCGCATGCACAGAAGTTAACGAAAAGATTGCTTTGTCAAGGCGTATCGAAAAGCACTGGCGTCTAATTGGCTGGGCGACTATCAAGAGAGGTACCACGCTCGAGCCAGTCTTTTGA
- the SGV1 gene encoding cyclin-dependent serine/threonine protein kinase SGV1 (ancestral locus Anc_7.515), with amino-acid sequence MEAARKTDFKYKIGKVKQTPSVQKDPKTGLSFIQLKATPDEKVYGCTKFSGHYKEEKKLGQGTFGEVYKGTHLETQRQVAMKRIIINVEKDLFPITAQREITILRRLDHKNVIKLIEVVYDYSPSAGDHSEQQQPSTKSSLSKSFYMILPYMVSDLSGILHNPRINLQLSDIKNMMLQLLEGINYIHCQKYMHRDIKAANILIDHNGVLKLADFGLARVYYGAPPNLRFPGGAGSGAKYTSVVVTRWYRAPELVLGDKTYTTAVDIWGVGCVFAEFFEKKPILQGSSDIDQGHVIFKLLGTPSEADWPLARYLPGAELTRTKYPGNLKERFGSFLSDAGLDFLRKLLALDPYKRLTAMSAVHHPFFKEDPLPSDRLALPNEESHESDIKRYKEEMQQAMSQKAPSAPQGHVIETGNFPKAPKPPLPKAPARNAFPKGPAAMPGAKAPLKGHSNSQPQNRTSSRYENGTGVASNAGYRAGPTGGYRETSRYNPNAVPRNPNVHPRVPPRPQGSRYDARPAATAGFNQTRPRLEFSTDRSKTSSQDPIDKKAETKRWAAQPKAAPQDPLQMYPALPQAPAKSSSNANQHPNQDQAQQDANTVPSGSPVEPHPENQSGSKGPSNIADFY; translated from the coding sequence ATGGAGGCTGCAAGAAAAACCGACTTCAAATACAAAATTGGAAAGGTTAAACAAACGCCGTCAGTTCAAAAGGATCCCAAGACTGGCTTAAGCTTCATTCAGTTAAAAGCTACGCCGGATGAAAAAGTATATGGATGTACCAAATTCAGTGGACATTATaaagaggagaaaaaacTGGGCCAAGGTACTTTTGGCGAGGTTTATAAGGGCACTCATTTGGAGACGCAAAGGCAGGTTGCCATGAAGAgaatcatcatcaatgtGGAAAAGGATCTCTTTCCAATCACTGCTCAAAGAGAGATTACGATATTGAGAAGGTTAGACCATAAAAATGTGATCAAACTGATAGAGGTTGTGTATGATTATTCGCCGTCAGCTGGCGACCATTCCGAGCAACAGCAACCATCTACGAAAAGCTCGTTGTCCAAATCATTCTACATGATATTGCCTTACATGGTTTCTGATCTTTCGGGGATTCTTCATAATCCGAGAATTAACTTGCAGCTGAGTGACATCAAGAACATGATGCTCCAACTTCTGGAGGGTATCAATTATATTCACTGTCAAAAGTACATGCACAGAGACATAAAAGCCGCTAATATCCTTATAGATCACAATGGTGTCTTGAAGCTCGCCGATTTTGGTCTGGCACGAGTCTACTACGGTGCTCCACCAAACTTACGATTTCCTGGCGGAGCCGGTTCAGGAGCCAAGTACACGTCTGTGGTTGTTACAAGGTGGTATCGAGCGCCTGAACTAGTTTTGGGTGATAAGACATATACGACTGCGGTTGACATATGGGGAGTAGGATGTGTTTTTGCGgagttcttcgagaagaaacCTATTTTGCAGGGCTCTTCAGACATCGATCAAGGGCACGTCattttcaaactgctaGGTACTCCCAGTGAAGCAGATTGGCCTCTTGCAAGGTATCTTCCTGGTGCGGAATTAACCAGGACCAAATATCCGGGGAACCTGAAGGAGAGATTTGGAAGCTTTTTGTCCGATGCGGGACTAGACTTCTTACGAAAGCTACTTGCACTCGACCCCTACAAGAGGCTGACTGCGATGTCAGCTGTGCACCACcctttcttcaaggaagatcCTTTACCATCCGATAGACTAGCGCTGCCAAATGAAGAAAGTCATGAATCAGACATCAAGCGATATAAGGAAGAGATGCAGCAAGCGATGTCGCAAAAGGCGCCATCGGCCCCCCAAGGACATGTTATCGAGACGGGAAACTTTCCAAAGGCTCCTAAACCCCCACTCCCTAAAGCACCTGCAAGAAATGCGTTTCCCAAAGGTCCTGCCGCCATGCCAGGTGCGAAGGCTCCCCTGAAAGGTCACAGTAATTCGCAGCCCCAGAACCGCACGTCTTCCAGATACGAGAACGGGACAGGTGTTGCCTCCAATGCCGGCTACCGAGCCGGCCCCACCGGCGGATATCGTGAGACCAGCAGGTATAATCCCAACGCCGTTCCGAGAAACCCCAACGTGCACCCTCGAGTGCCCCCCAGACCGCAAGGATCACGGTACGATGCAAGGCCTGCAGCCACAGCCGGTTTCAATCAGACTCGCCCCCGCTTGGAGTTTTCTACAGACAGATCCAAGACCAGCTCACAGGACCCCATTGACAAGAAGGCTGAAACCAAGAGATGGGCTGCGCAGCCCAAGGCCGCGCCGCAAGATCCTTTACAGATGTACCCAGCACTGCCGCAAGCTCCCGCTAAAAGTAGTTCAAACGCTAATCAGCACCCTAACCAAGACCAGGCACAGCAGGATGCCAATACAGTGCCCTCTGGGTCCCCGGTAGAGCCGCATCCAGAAAACCAGAGCGGGAGCAAAGGGCCCAGCAACATAGCTGACTTCTACTAA
- the ORC4 gene encoding origin recognition complex subunit 4 (ancestral locus Anc_7.516), protein MEAVDSEFGSLRKSKGKASSGRILKDSAIDHEQKSMLQKLTLLPIKKVSSNKVKKPNHISETRESTSLAEMLIERQSENMRMVRKTPASDLAVSRKLAKPLDPDFKRFKHHLLRAIYQGLPSQDIKVPSYLQDVQAELNRILSQAIVQKESHSTIIVGPRESYKTFLLDHEMALLANEYAGQFITIRLNGFIHSEQSAINGIATQFEQQLRKLRGTTDDTANGSDISSGSLTEVFEKILRVLDSTSIRNQNRSQKNGAVMKITVVFIFDEIDTFAGPVRQSLLYNLFDMVEHAKVPVCIFGCTTKLNILEYLEKRVKSRFSQRIIYMPQIESLEQFVELTGELLTVSRPSEYKYAGLWNQKVKETLADEKGNFYKLAKINYETFRSLPHFKNGIVPLIYGAEDFESLCKSLETCDIINKYEINQLGSSLSATVASLSDLQLAILICAARAALKAKDEVMNFNLTYAEYESMTKSLNARIPTVAHAGTSRDASSVLLDSAIKLWKKKDVKNVWETLISLNLLTEKSAIGLRESAMAVFYASNYQLQGTTIPFDLRQYQTHVTLSDLRRIVPSSSLYYPWTQL, encoded by the coding sequence ATGGAGGCTGTGGATTCTGAATTTGGATCTCTTCGAAAATCAAAGGGCAAAGCTAGTTCTGGTAGAATTTTAAAAGACAGTGCCATTGATCATGAACAGAAATCTATGCTCCAGAAGTTGACACTACTGCCAATAAAGAAGGTCAGTTCCAATAAGGTAAAAAAGCCGAATCATATCTCTGAGACAAGAGAGAGCACTAGCTTGGCAGAAATGCTTATTGAGAGGCAAAGTGAAAATATGCGCATGGTAAGGAAGACCCCGGCTTCAGATTTAGCAGTCTCCAGGAAGCTAGCGAAACCGCTAGACCCTGatttcaaaagattcaagcaTCACTTACTGCGAGCTATCTATCAGGGGCTGCCTTCTCAGGACATAAAGGTACCGAGCTATTTGCAGGACGTCCAGGCGGAGTTGAACAGAATTTTGAGTCAGGCTATTGTACAGAAAGAAAGTCATTCTACTATCATAGTGGGACCTAGGGAAAGCTACAAGACATTCCTGTTGGACCATGAAATGGCTCTCTTGGCCAACGAATATGCGGGACAGTTTATCACTATCAGGTTGAACGGGTTCATTCATTCTGAGCAGTCTGCGATCAATGGCATAGCAACGCAATTTGAGCAACAGCTGAGAAAATTACGCGGTACCACCGATGATACAGCCAATGGATCAGACATAAGTAGCGGCTCATTAACGGAAGTTTTCGAGAAAATCTTACGGGTTCTGGATTCTACCTCCATCAGGAATCAAAACAGGAGCCAAAAGAATGGAGCAGTTATGAAGATTACCGTTGTGTTTatttttgatgagatcGATACATTTGCAGGGCCCGTGAGACAGTCTCTCCTGTACAACCTTTTCGATATGGTTGAGCACGCAAAAGTGCCAGTCTGCATATTTGGATGCACCACAAAGCTTAACATTCTGGAATATCTTGAGAAAAGGGTAAAGAGCCGATTCTCCCAGCGAATTATTTACATGCCTCAGATTGAAAGCTTGGAGCAATTTGTAGAGTTAACAGGCGAGCTCTTAACAGTTTCACGCCCCTCCGAATACAAATATGCTGGCTTATGGAACCAAAAGGTCAAGGAAACACTCGCCGATGAAAAAGGTAACTTTTACAAATTGGCGAAAATAAATTATGAAACTTTCAGATCGCTACCTCATTTCAAGAACGGTATTGTCCCGTTGATTTACGGTGCGGAAGATTTTGAGTCCCTCTGTAAATCGCTTGAAACTTGCGATATCATTAACAAATATGAAATTAACCAATTGGGCAGTAGCCTGAGTGCCACAGTTGCCTCTCTTTCGGATCTACAGCTGGCAATCCTGATTTGTGCCGCCCGAGCAGCTCTGAAAGCTAAGGACGAAGTCATGAACTTCAATCTTACGTACGCCGAGTACGAAAGCATGACAAAATCTTTGAACGCGAGAATACCGACAGTGGCCCACGCAGGAACTTCAAGAGACGCCAGTTCAGTGCTTCTCGACAGTGCTATAAAGctgtggaagaagaaggacgtTAAAAACGTATGGGAAACCCTCATCAGTCTAAATCTCTTGACTGAGAAATCGGCTATCGGTTTACGTGAATCGGCAATGGCTGTCTTCTACGCCAGTAATTACCAGTTGCAAGGCACCACGATTCCATTTGATCTGCGACAGTATCAGACTCATGTTACGTTATCAGATCTCAGACGTATCGTTCCCAGCTCCTCCTTATACTACCCATGGACGCAGCTATGA
- the TIF3 gene encoding Tif3p (ancestral locus Anc_7.517) — protein MAPPKKTVKMDLNSFLNDDTFGSSWAEEEVDLNKITIPIENLKANTIPLEELAAAKSSGVGGGNFRGSRLDPALGGGRRDFSDRVEYPVPDHPPYRAIINNIPWDISPEGVQAWVEDGLQKPGSVEEADLPRSMKDPTRLKGIAFITLKEREDLVQTLTFNGTKLNERTVYVSVAAPRREGFRGGDDFDWNGARGSNFQASRDSAGPELDWGAARGSNYQERRERREEPNLDWGAARGSNYQERRERREEPNLDWGAARGSNYQERRERREEPNLDWSAARGSNYQERREKREEPNLDWSAARGSQFQERKPRREEPNLDWSASRGSQFRERKPRKEEPELDWGAARSAQIPERKPRVNVNRKVAATETTEDKPKIQKSAFDVLSNEDEDDEESEQQEEAAEEKKAPVDQLAQKTSKLSVEDNGEWETVGKN, from the coding sequence ATGGCTCCACCAAAGAAGACCGTGAAGATGGATTTGAACTCGTTCCTTAACGATGATACTTTTGGATCATCGTGGGCGGAGGAAGAGGTTGACTTGAACAAGATTACGATTCCGATCGAGAATTTGAAAGCAAACACCATACCgctggaagagctggcAGCAGCCAAGAGCTCAGGCGTTGGCGGAGGAAATTTCAGAGGTTCTAGACTGGATCCAGCCCTTGGCGGTGGCAGACGTGATTTCTCAGACCGTGTCGAGTACCCTGTGCCAGATCATCCACCCTACAGGGCTATCATCAACAACATCCCCTGGGACATCTCGCCGGAGGGCGTGCAGGCGTGGGTTGAGGACGGTCTGCAAAAGCCAGGgtctgttgaagaagcggacttgccaagaagcatGAAGGATCCAACTCGGTTGAAGGGCATTGCGTTCATCACATTGAAGGAGCGTGAGGATTTGGTCCAAACTCTGACGTTCAACGGTACCAAGTTGAACGAGCGTACCGTGTATGTCTCGGTGGCCGCGCCAAGAAGGGAGGGATTCAGAGGCGGTGATGATTTCGACTGGAACGGCGCCCGCGGTTCCAATTTCCAGGCTTCTAGAGACTCGGCAGGCCCAGAACTTGACTGGGGTGCCGCTAGGGGTTCCAACTATCAGGAGAGACGCGAGAGAAGGGAAGAGCCAAACTTGGATTGGGGTGCCGCCAGAGGGTCAAACTACCAGGAGAGACGTGAAAGGAGGGAAGAGCCAAACTTGGATTGGGGTGCTGCCAGAGGGTCAAACTACCAAGAGAGACGTGAAAGGAGGGAAGAGCCAAACTTGGATTGGAGTGCCGCCAGAGGATCCAATTACCAAGAGAGACGTGAAAAGAGGGAAGAGCCAAACCTGGACTGGTCTGCGGCCAGAGGCTCGCAGTTCCAGGAAAggaagccaagaagagaggaaCCCAACTTGGACTGGAGTGCCTCTAGAGGCTCCCAGTTCCGCGAAAGAAAACCAAGAAAGGAGGAACCTGAACTCGATTGGGGTGCGGCCAGAAGTGCTCAAATTCCAGAGAGAAAACCAAGAGTCAACGTTAACAGGAAGGTCGCTGCCACTGAAACCACTGAAGATAAACCCAAGATTCAAAAGTCTGCTTTCGACGTGCTAAGCAacgaagacgaagacgatgaagaatcagaacagcaagaagaggcgGCAGAGGAGAAAAAGGCCCCAGTTGATCAATTAGCTCAAAAAACTAGTAAATTGAGTGTGGAAGACAATGGCGAATGGGAAACCGTTGGCAAGAACTAG